In bacterium, one DNA window encodes the following:
- a CDS encoding NADH-quinone oxidoreductase subunit H gives MNLYLMALIQVLLVLLLAPLFEGVMRKLVAVVHSRIGPPLHQPYLDLLKLLGKEELVTSPHALYRYSAVLGLAAILTAAVLIPVGMPPPLQNAGDLVVFIYLITLAAVMVVVSGLASDSPYASIGASREVMMLLTVEPVILIALISMAVKAQSTQFSDIMAWQASHPPALSTLLAGLTLFIAIIAQLARLPFDIVEADQEIMEGPFIEQSGPKLALFKWMFYAKQFIFAAVLISLFLPWPVFSSAPLNLLLTLLKMVVLLIIVAVVHVVNPRLRIDQAVRFFLILIVIELAGLALAVAGS, from the coding sequence ATGAATCTCTATCTGATGGCTTTGATTCAAGTTCTGCTGGTATTGCTGCTCGCTCCCTTGTTCGAAGGGGTAATGCGCAAACTGGTGGCGGTGGTCCATTCACGCATCGGACCGCCGCTGCATCAACCCTATCTGGATCTTCTCAAACTGCTGGGCAAGGAGGAACTGGTCACCTCGCCGCATGCCCTCTATCGCTATAGTGCTGTGCTGGGACTGGCGGCCATCCTGACAGCGGCGGTGCTCATCCCCGTCGGTATGCCGCCGCCCCTGCAAAATGCAGGCGATCTCGTCGTTTTCATATACCTTATCACCTTGGCAGCTGTGATGGTCGTGGTGAGCGGCCTGGCATCGGACAGCCCCTACGCCTCCATTGGTGCATCGCGCGAGGTAATGATGCTGCTCACGGTGGAGCCGGTCATCCTGATTGCCTTGATCAGCATGGCGGTCAAGGCGCAGTCAACCCAGTTCAGCGATATCATGGCCTGGCAGGCTTCGCATCCACCGGCGCTCTCAACCCTGCTCGCCGGCCTCACCCTCTTCATCGCCATCATTGCTCAGCTGGCGCGTTTGCCGTTTGATATCGTCGAAGCGGATCAGGAGATCATGGAGGGCCCCTTCATTGAACAAAGCGGCCCCAAGCTGGCCCTCTTCAAATGGATGTTTTATGCCAAGCAGTTCATCTTCGCTGCCGTCCTGATTTCGCTGTTTCTCCCCTGGCCGGTATTTTCATCGGCGCCGCTGAATCTGCTCCTGACGCTACTCAAGATGGTTGTCCTGCTGATCATCGTGGCGGTGGTTCATGTCGTCAATCCCCGTCTGCGTATCGACCAGGCGGTGCGTTTCTTTCTCATCCTCATCGTCATTGAACTGGCGGGTCTGGCTCTGGCGGTGG
- a CDS encoding NADH-quinone oxidoreductase subunit C: MTASEMTRHLKTQFGSRIRRAETPVPDMVLLHVDRTDSVEINRFLFHELSGRFVVAVGTDYREGTGGYLVDYVYSLAPHHLFVTLRLSLPEKDLWLEAITGEADIPAANWAEREVQDLLGIPLRNHPDPRRLVLADDWPADLHPLRRDMPLQTYPDKAEGQTPSYATPPAGATVVPIGPFFPVLEEPAQFRLFVEGERVVGGDYRGFYNHRGVEKIADSQLNYNQVPFLAERICGI; this comes from the coding sequence ATGACCGCAAGCGAAATGACCCGCCATCTCAAGACACAGTTTGGCAGCAGGATTCGCCGCGCTGAAACCCCCGTCCCCGATATGGTGCTGCTCCATGTGGATCGTACCGACAGTGTCGAGATCAACCGCTTTCTTTTCCACGAACTCTCCGGGCGGTTCGTCGTCGCTGTGGGAACCGATTATCGCGAAGGGACCGGCGGATATCTGGTAGACTATGTCTATTCGCTGGCACCGCACCACCTTTTCGTGACCCTCCGGCTGAGCTTGCCGGAAAAGGATCTATGGCTTGAGGCGATCACCGGGGAGGCGGACATCCCGGCCGCCAACTGGGCGGAGCGCGAGGTGCAGGACCTGCTGGGTATTCCGCTGCGCAATCATCCTGATCCCCGCCGTCTGGTCCTGGCCGATGACTGGCCGGCCGATCTGCACCCTTTGCGCCGGGATATGCCGCTGCAGACCTACCCGGACAAGGCGGAAGGTCAAACGCCTTCCTACGCGACGCCTCCGGCAGGGGCAACCGTGGTGCCCATCGGCCCCTTTTTCCCTGTGCTTGAAGAACCGGCCCAATTCCGTCTCTTCGTTGAGGGGGAGCGGGTAGTGGGCGGCGATTACCGCGGCTTTTACAACCACCGCGGTGTGGAAAAGATCGCTGACAGCCAGCTCAATTATAACCAGGTGCCGTTCCTCGCGGAACGGATCTGCGGTATATGA
- a CDS encoding proton-conducting transporter membrane subunit has product MNVFFSAQGIYLLGAVAVLLLGGNRKLAGWLAFGAAAAATVLILETVVAVFRDGPLSSSLPLLQVPGLGAALIFQIDYLGALFLAIISIVSLLVTLYAQRFMQLACYSAHSLRTFYAVLLLFFAAVLSVVAVADLFFFFVFWEIMTLTSYLLVIYRNEDRTRLRAGYKYFLITHVATAFLFIGGIVLYRYSGSFSFSFLRIALGEMQLNHPGLLHFVLACFFLGFATKAGILPMGDWLPDAYPAAPAPASAAFAGSMTKLGIYGLVRIFCGLLPLSGHTRIWGLIIACFGALSIFVGTMTALVQEDSKRLLSFHVIGQMGYMFLAIGTGLFFIQSQPVIGMIGLGAGIFHLINHVSYKACLFFNAGAVFYKTGTRDINCIGGLARILPLTAAATIIASLSIAGIPPFSGFASKWLIYQATLRGGFTTPIFILLGLVALFISAVTLASFVKFFGGIFFGKYADNGSKAAAGDVPWAMRLPQLFLAVLCILFGVLPQLPVGWVYRCLAFLFPLGSVPTAAQLYGSDLFSGLTLHAAGSAAGWNALLMVIVFGFCALLSWGLFRAGGARQRKTETWYCGEKMEEEESRYRAHSFYLPFKQVFRIRIGKYERPGVYPTFTWPRNLLDKGAGLNRLADLDRWLYRPLTRRINDLFFRFSASHSGIPHVYLLWLLVGVALAVLILFKLSPGM; this is encoded by the coding sequence ATGAATGTTTTCTTCTCCGCTCAAGGAATCTATTTGCTGGGGGCTGTAGCAGTCCTGTTGCTGGGCGGAAACCGCAAGCTCGCTGGGTGGTTGGCCTTCGGTGCCGCTGCCGCGGCCACTGTGCTGATCCTCGAGACGGTCGTCGCCGTCTTTCGCGACGGACCGCTCTCTAGCAGCCTGCCGCTGCTGCAGGTGCCGGGTTTGGGCGCAGCCCTCATTTTCCAGATCGATTATCTCGGTGCACTTTTTCTCGCCATCATTTCCATCGTCAGCCTCCTGGTCACACTCTATGCCCAACGCTTTATGCAGCTGGCCTGCTATAGTGCCCATTCCCTCAGGACCTTTTATGCCGTTTTGCTGTTGTTCTTTGCGGCGGTGCTGAGCGTTGTCGCGGTGGCCGATCTCTTTTTCTTCTTCGTCTTCTGGGAGATCATGACGCTGACCTCCTATCTGCTGGTCATTTACAGAAACGAGGACCGCACCCGACTGCGCGCAGGCTACAAGTATTTTCTCATTACCCACGTGGCGACGGCCTTCCTTTTTATCGGCGGCATAGTGCTGTACCGTTACTCTGGCTCTTTCTCCTTTTCGTTCCTCAGGATCGCCCTTGGGGAGATGCAGCTCAACCATCCCGGTCTGCTTCATTTTGTTCTGGCCTGTTTTTTCCTGGGTTTCGCCACCAAGGCCGGCATCTTGCCGATGGGTGACTGGCTTCCGGATGCCTATCCGGCTGCACCCGCTCCCGCCAGCGCCGCCTTCGCCGGATCGATGACCAAGCTGGGGATCTACGGCCTGGTACGGATTTTTTGCGGTTTGCTGCCCCTCTCCGGCCATACCCGGATCTGGGGGCTCATCATCGCCTGCTTTGGCGCCCTTTCCATTTTTGTCGGAACCATGACCGCCCTGGTGCAGGAGGATAGCAAACGGCTGCTCTCCTTCCATGTCATCGGTCAAATGGGCTATATGTTCCTCGCCATTGGCACCGGCCTCTTTTTCATCCAGAGCCAGCCGGTCATCGGCATGATCGGTCTGGGAGCCGGCATTTTTCATCTCATCAATCATGTCAGTTACAAGGCTTGCCTCTTTTTCAACGCCGGAGCGGTTTTTTACAAAACGGGCACCCGGGACATCAACTGCATCGGCGGCCTGGCGCGCATTCTGCCATTAACGGCGGCGGCCACGATCATCGCCTCTTTATCCATCGCCGGGATTCCGCCGTTCAGCGGCTTTGCCAGCAAATGGCTAATTTACCAGGCGACTCTTCGCGGCGGCTTCACCACGCCCATCTTCATTCTCCTGGGCCTGGTCGCCCTCTTCATCTCGGCGGTTACCTTGGCATCGTTCGTCAAGTTCTTCGGCGGGATCTTTTTCGGCAAATACGCCGATAACGGCAGCAAGGCTGCGGCCGGGGATGTGCCTTGGGCCATGCGCCTGCCCCAGCTCTTTCTCGCCGTACTCTGCATCCTTTTCGGTGTGCTGCCGCAGCTTCCGGTGGGTTGGGTCTATCGCTGCCTTGCCTTTCTCTTTCCACTCGGATCGGTGCCGACCGCCGCGCAGCTTTACGGCAGTGACCTTTTCAGCGGATTGACCTTACACGCCGCCGGCAGCGCCGCGGGATGGAATGCACTGCTGATGGTGATAGTCTTTGGTTTCTGCGCGTTACTCTCATGGGGGCTCTTCCGCGCCGGCGGAGCCAGGCAGCGCAAGACCGAGACCTGGTACTGCGGCGAGAAGATGGAGGAGGAGGAGAGCCGCTACCGCGCCCACAGTTTCTATCTGCCTTTCAAACAGGTATTCCGCATCCGTATCGGTAAATATGAAAGGCCCGGCGTCTATCCGACCTTCACCTGGCCCCGCAATCTGCTGGATAAGGGTGCAGGGCTCAACCGCTTGGCCGACCTCGACCGCTGGTTGTACCGGCCGTTGACCCGGCGCATCAATGATCTGTTTTTCCGTTTCAGCGCGAGCCACAGCGGTATCCCCCACGTCTATCTGCTCTGGCTGCTCGTGGGCGTAGCCTTGGCGGTGCTGATTCTTTTCAAGCTTTCACCCGGTATGTAG
- a CDS encoding hydrogenase 4 subunit D, with protein sequence MPCVILLFLMPLLGAIFCALLPKKHADRIAVVAVSGMLLSLIGLLLVRPAGVWNVMPLHWRWLEPWLNSGVFGFLLDPLALLLLLIVVVLGFLVVLYGTAYISPGNREHAGVEGKMRHHAWLLLFIAAMIGVALSPNLLQLYFFWEMTTLCSWALISHYRNPESLRAGFKALLMTFSGGLFFALGLILLYVHTGSFDFDALSDLAPGMRLWVFLCFAVAAWAKSAQFPFFTWLPDAMAAPTTVSMFLHAAAMVKAGVFLLVRLALANPDLPGLAGLIVAVMAVVTMLLALWLFFFQDDLKKLLAYSTIAHLSYVLLGVGLAIMGSRLGGYAGAMHIMNHSVGKGLLFLCVGVLSYTTGSRKISELSGIARQQPLVALAFMAGMLAILGIPPFSGFWSKFYLLVAAIKLGSAVGWLLLVPFLLEIIVAFAWFLHVGHKVFFGPASSRATAASGLPWPMAAALIVLMLLTLIAPWVAMQLMGAMGL encoded by the coding sequence ATGCCCTGTGTGATCCTCTTGTTTCTGATGCCGCTTCTCGGCGCCATATTTTGCGCGCTCCTGCCCAAGAAACATGCAGACAGGATTGCAGTGGTTGCGGTCAGCGGCATGCTGCTCAGCCTGATCGGGTTACTGCTCGTCCGTCCGGCGGGAGTCTGGAATGTCATGCCCCTTCACTGGCGATGGCTCGAACCCTGGCTGAACAGCGGTGTATTCGGTTTCCTGCTGGATCCCCTCGCCTTGCTGCTTCTGCTGATCGTCGTGGTGCTCGGCTTTCTGGTCGTCCTGTACGGCACCGCCTATATCAGCCCCGGTAACCGGGAGCATGCCGGGGTAGAGGGCAAGATGCGGCATCATGCCTGGCTGCTGCTCTTCATTGCCGCCATGATCGGGGTCGCGCTCTCTCCGAATCTGCTTCAGCTCTATTTTTTCTGGGAGATGACGACCCTTTGTTCCTGGGCTTTGATTTCGCACTACCGTAATCCCGAATCGCTGCGAGCGGGCTTCAAGGCGCTGCTGATGACCTTCTCCGGCGGGCTCTTTTTCGCCCTGGGATTGATTCTGCTCTATGTCCATACCGGCAGCTTTGATTTCGATGCGCTCTCGGATCTCGCGCCCGGTATGCGGCTCTGGGTCTTTCTCTGTTTCGCCGTAGCCGCCTGGGCTAAATCGGCCCAATTTCCCTTTTTCACCTGGCTTCCCGATGCCATGGCGGCCCCGACCACGGTGAGCATGTTTCTGCATGCCGCGGCGATGGTCAAGGCGGGCGTTTTTCTCCTCGTCCGTCTTGCCCTGGCCAATCCCGATCTGCCCGGGCTGGCCGGCCTGATCGTCGCGGTGATGGCGGTGGTGACCATGCTCCTGGCGCTGTGGCTCTTTTTCTTCCAGGATGATCTCAAAAAGCTGCTCGCCTATTCGACCATCGCCCATCTCTCTTATGTATTGCTCGGGGTGGGGCTGGCCATCATGGGCAGCCGGCTGGGTGGTTACGCAGGCGCCATGCACATCATGAACCACAGTGTCGGCAAGGGGCTTTTGTTTCTCTGCGTTGGCGTGCTCAGCTACACCACAGGCAGCCGTAAAATTTCCGAATTGAGCGGCATCGCCAGGCAGCAGCCGCTGGTGGCGCTGGCCTTCATGGCCGGCATGCTGGCGATCCTCGGGATCCCGCCCTTTTCCGGATTCTGGAGCAAGTTCTATCTTTTGGTGGCAGCCATCAAGCTGGGGAGCGCTGTGGGCTGGCTGCTGCTGGTGCCTTTTCTGCTCGAAATCATCGTTGCTTTTGCCTGGTTCCTACACGTCGGTCATAAGGTATTCTTCGGGCCGGCTTCCAGCCGGGCGACGGCGGCGAGTGGTCTTCCCTGGCCCATGGCCGCTGCCCTGATCGTTCTGATGCTTCTCACCCTGATCGCTCCCTGGGTGGCCATGCAGCTGATGGGAGCCATGGGGCTCTGA
- a CDS encoding hydrogenase maturation protease, with protein MKPLRHNRDALRALRNLIFEAGDGPMVVLGIGNPHYGDDALGCETARLLQVLGAPYALICNEMPENYTLEVKACYPGRILLVDAVDFFAPPGDLIYLRRQELRSDRFNTHKPDLGLLMRYLESETGAKTALIGIQPKNRALHAPISPEVHESLSHLAALLATAARLANSAESQAAGAAAALDGNPLAAPSEKEKA; from the coding sequence ATGAAGCCGCTGCGGCACAACCGCGACGCCTTGCGGGCACTTCGGAACCTGATCTTTGAAGCCGGAGACGGGCCGATGGTAGTCCTAGGCATCGGCAATCCGCACTATGGCGACGACGCCCTTGGCTGCGAGACTGCCAGGCTGCTGCAAGTGCTGGGTGCGCCGTATGCCCTGATTTGCAATGAAATGCCGGAGAATTACACCCTCGAGGTCAAGGCGTGCTATCCCGGGAGAATCCTTCTGGTCGATGCGGTCGATTTTTTCGCACCTCCCGGAGATTTGATCTATTTGCGCCGGCAGGAGTTACGTAGCGACCGTTTCAATACGCACAAGCCGGATCTCGGCCTGTTGATGCGTTATCTTGAATCTGAGACGGGCGCAAAAACGGCCCTGATCGGCATCCAGCCTAAGAATCGGGCTCTGCATGCACCGATCAGCCCGGAAGTGCATGAAAGTCTCAGCCATCTGGCCGCCTTGCTCGCAACGGCCGCACGCCTCGCGAACTCTGCGGAATCCCAGGCCGCTGGCGCGGCGGCCGCTCTGGACGGAAACCCCCTGGCCGCTCCATCAGAGAAGGAAAAAGCCTAA
- a CDS encoding FAD/NAD(P)-binding protein, whose product MENIYLPDLAVVDKITDETSDIKTFTLSFASRTLKHSFSFKPGQFVEASIFGAGEAPFGFASNPNRPQQFDITVRAIGAVTRAMHQLTPGAYLGIRGPLGNCFPLEEVKGQDILFVAGGIGLPPLKSLIEPMLDCRKEFGQFFILYGARTPADRVYKPLLQAWSERQDITFLQTVDTPDPGWNGPVGVVTTLFEKIHLDVNRTVAFTCGPPVMIRFVIQELLAKGFAEDRIISTLERYMKCGVGKCGHCAIGHKYICVDGPVFSWRQIKRLPER is encoded by the coding sequence ATGGAAAATATCTATCTGCCAGATCTCGCTGTTGTCGACAAAATCACCGATGAGACCAGCGACATCAAGACCTTTACCCTTTCCTTCGCCTCCCGGACGCTGAAACATTCTTTCAGCTTCAAACCGGGCCAATTTGTCGAGGCTTCCATCTTTGGGGCGGGGGAAGCCCCCTTCGGCTTTGCCTCAAATCCCAATCGGCCGCAGCAGTTCGACATCACCGTGCGCGCTATTGGCGCCGTAACCCGGGCCATGCATCAGCTCACGCCAGGCGCCTATCTGGGCATCCGCGGCCCGCTCGGGAACTGCTTCCCCCTCGAAGAGGTAAAGGGACAGGACATTCTCTTCGTTGCTGGCGGCATCGGCTTGCCGCCGCTCAAGTCGCTGATCGAGCCGATGCTCGACTGTCGTAAAGAGTTCGGCCAGTTCTTCATTCTTTACGGCGCGCGCACCCCCGCGGATCGGGTCTACAAGCCCTTGCTGCAGGCGTGGAGCGAAAGGCAGGATATCACCTTCCTGCAGACGGTCGATACACCCGATCCGGGATGGAACGGCCCGGTCGGTGTAGTCACAACTCTTTTTGAGAAAATCCATCTGGATGTCAACCGGACGGTCGCCTTCACCTGCGGGCCGCCGGTGATGATCCGCTTCGTCATTCAGGAGCTTTTAGCCAAGGGATTTGCCGAAGACCGCATCATCTCGACCCTCGAGCGCTATATGAAATGCGGCGTGGGCAAGTGCGGACATTGTGCTATTGGTCACAAGTACATTTGCGTGGATGGCCCTGTCTTTTCATGGCGTCAGATCAAACGGTTGCCCGAACGATGA
- a CDS encoding 4Fe-4S dicluster domain-containing protein — MQDGTRVVVSKQAFLEILSQCMKKKTVIGPTKLADGSVTFEPLRSLRKLTFDYVNDLDPLKRFFMPQREELFAYDLTDDKPRLMPPPAVKPRILFGIRSCDVQGLAHMDGFFRGAFDDTLYSARRQNTLIISLACNQPNESCFCICCNGGPWLESGFDLQLTDLGSEFFIDIGSPAGRSFLQEWAMPASKAQRRHEDRRRELMEACDRQMLPTAYLAKACIQITNNRVREELWEEMGAECFSCGGCTHVCPCCTCFDVVDCPQNARQGTRIRCWDSCQYAGFTREASGHNPRLRAKERVKRRFYHKLSYPYIQQDGHPGCVGCGRCITVCEAFGLLDISAVVKRLRRDGQ; from the coding sequence ATGCAGGATGGAACCCGGGTAGTCGTCAGCAAACAAGCCTTTCTCGAAATCCTTTCGCAATGCATGAAAAAAAAGACCGTCATCGGCCCGACCAAATTAGCCGATGGCAGCGTGACGTTCGAACCGTTGCGCTCACTCAGGAAGTTGACCTTCGACTACGTCAATGACCTGGATCCCCTCAAACGATTCTTCATGCCCCAGCGTGAGGAACTCTTCGCTTACGACCTCACCGATGACAAACCGCGCCTGATGCCGCCACCGGCCGTCAAGCCGCGCATTCTATTCGGCATCCGCTCCTGCGACGTGCAGGGGCTGGCCCACATGGACGGCTTCTTCCGCGGGGCTTTTGACGATACCCTTTACAGTGCACGGCGCCAGAACACTCTGATCATCAGCCTGGCCTGCAACCAGCCGAACGAGAGCTGTTTCTGCATTTGCTGCAACGGCGGCCCCTGGTTGGAGAGCGGGTTTGACCTGCAGCTGACCGATCTGGGCAGCGAGTTTTTCATCGATATCGGCTCTCCGGCTGGCCGCAGCTTCCTCCAGGAGTGGGCGATGCCTGCCAGCAAAGCGCAAAGACGGCATGAGGACCGGCGACGGGAGCTGATGGAGGCCTGCGACCGGCAGATGCTGCCCACAGCCTATCTCGCCAAGGCCTGCATCCAGATCACCAACAACCGCGTTCGCGAGGAGCTGTGGGAAGAGATGGGCGCTGAGTGTTTCAGCTGCGGCGGATGTACCCACGTCTGTCCATGCTGCACCTGCTTCGATGTCGTGGATTGCCCACAGAATGCCCGACAGGGCACGCGCATCCGCTGCTGGGATTCGTGCCAATATGCCGGTTTCACCCGGGAGGCATCGGGGCATAATCCCCGTCTCCGGGCCAAGGAACGGGTCAAACGCCGTTTTTACCACAAACTGAGCTACCCTTACATTCAACAGGATGGTCACCCTGGTTGTGTCGGCTGCGGCCGCTGTATCACCGTCTGCGAGGCTTTCGGCCTCCTCGATATCAGTGCGGTGGTGAAACGGCTGCGAAGGGATGGACAGTAA
- a CDS encoding molybdopterin-dependent oxidoreductase yields the protein MNHPHISGLNGPGDPLKRSWLLKVQTTCPFCGCGCGMLLEVNQGVVLASAPQKSHPVSRGTLCIKGWNGHQIIHHPRRLTQPLIKNNGRLAPVSWKKALAFAVQKIAALQDTHGRASLGVVGSVKTTNEAAYLLGRLARSVLQTPHLDIPVRYDHAPSLRVLKEQSGYGCATAALADIDKAGAILVIGADAKAQQARAGSLLLQAAKRGVPVVEIDPRRHEHSRFFRLYLQLHPGTDLALINGVIRVILAEGWQAPGITGLARLREDGLERFTPDYVESVCGIPHDKVMEAAAVIGKASSLLILFGSGITQQANGTANIRALWNLALLTGSLGREGGGILPLLGSNNSQGAVDSGLMSEWGPGQRDLREPAARRALESAWGAPLPTGPGLTLQEMLNHAGGAIRGLYVTGENLLWSAPDSHAAAAALDKLDFLMVQDCFLTETAAQADVVLPAATFAEQEGTYTSLERRIQRVRPAIAPLGNSRTDLEITQMLADALGATWPVQTPEEVFMEMQTLIPCYGGISWNALGQPGGLIWPAHKDDENCRLYRKLLGERQGAFTEVTAGAPFGEEPDDDFPFTLFTGRPLFHRRSGTLVTRSFTLDKEDPVATVEVNTDDAKDFKLRSGWTVRIKTRRGEVRRSVVVTRDVPRHTLFLPIHHKDGLTQSLMPSTLEPESGIPQMKLCAAKLEMV from the coding sequence ATGAATCATCCCCACATCTCTGGTTTGAATGGACCTGGCGATCCTTTGAAGAGGAGCTGGCTGTTGAAAGTTCAAACGACGTGCCCCTTTTGCGGATGTGGTTGTGGAATGCTCCTGGAAGTTAATCAAGGCGTGGTTCTCGCCTCTGCGCCGCAAAAGTCCCATCCTGTCAGCCGTGGAACCCTATGCATTAAAGGGTGGAACGGTCACCAAATCATCCATCACCCCCGACGTCTCACCCAACCCCTGATCAAGAACAACGGCAGGCTCGCACCGGTCTCCTGGAAAAAAGCCCTCGCTTTCGCAGTCCAAAAGATCGCTGCGCTCCAGGATACGCACGGTCGTGCGAGCCTGGGCGTGGTGGGATCAGTCAAGACGACCAATGAAGCCGCCTATCTGCTGGGCAGGTTGGCCCGCTCGGTATTGCAGACCCCCCATCTGGATATCCCGGTACGGTACGATCATGCGCCTTCCTTGCGCGTCCTGAAAGAGCAAAGCGGCTATGGCTGTGCCACCGCAGCGCTGGCCGACATCGACAAGGCGGGGGCAATCCTGGTGATTGGCGCCGATGCTAAGGCGCAGCAGGCGCGTGCCGGCTCCCTGTTGCTGCAGGCGGCAAAACGCGGCGTTCCCGTAGTGGAGATCGATCCACGCCGCCACGAGCACAGCCGGTTTTTCCGCCTTTACCTCCAGCTGCACCCGGGTACCGACCTCGCGCTCATCAATGGAGTGATCCGCGTCATCCTCGCGGAGGGTTGGCAAGCCCCCGGTATCACCGGATTGGCCCGGCTTCGCGAGGACGGCCTCGAGCGATTCACACCGGACTATGTCGAGAGCGTCTGCGGTATCCCCCACGACAAAGTGATGGAGGCCGCTGCAGTGATCGGGAAAGCGTCTTCGCTGCTGATCCTCTTCGGCAGCGGCATTACGCAGCAGGCCAACGGCACAGCCAACATCCGCGCCCTCTGGAACCTCGCTCTCCTGACCGGCAGCCTTGGCCGTGAAGGGGGTGGAATCCTGCCGCTTCTGGGCAGTAACAACAGCCAGGGTGCAGTTGATAGCGGTCTGATGAGCGAGTGGGGACCAGGTCAACGGGATCTGCGGGAGCCGGCCGCCCGGCGAGCGCTCGAATCCGCCTGGGGTGCCCCGCTGCCCACCGGGCCGGGGCTGACGCTCCAAGAGATGCTGAATCATGCCGGCGGAGCGATCCGCGGTCTCTATGTGACCGGCGAGAACCTTTTATGGAGCGCACCCGACAGTCACGCTGCCGCAGCCGCTTTAGACAAGCTCGATTTTCTTATGGTGCAGGATTGTTTCCTGACCGAAACCGCCGCCCAGGCGGATGTCGTGCTACCAGCCGCCACCTTCGCCGAACAGGAGGGCACCTATACGAGCCTTGAACGGCGCATTCAGCGGGTTCGTCCGGCCATCGCCCCGCTGGGCAACTCCCGAACCGATCTGGAGATCACCCAGATGCTGGCTGACGCCCTGGGCGCTACCTGGCCGGTCCAGACTCCGGAAGAGGTGTTTATGGAGATGCAGACGCTCATTCCCTGCTACGGAGGCATCTCCTGGAACGCACTTGGCCAACCCGGGGGTCTCATCTGGCCGGCGCACAAGGACGATGAAAACTGCCGGCTCTATCGCAAATTGCTGGGCGAACGGCAGGGCGCCTTCACCGAAGTAACCGCCGGCGCACCCTTCGGGGAAGAACCCGATGACGACTTTCCCTTCACTCTCTTCACCGGGCGCCCACTCTTCCACCGCCGCAGCGGCACTCTCGTCACCCGCAGCTTCACCCTGGACAAGGAGGATCCAGTAGCGACGGTGGAAGTGAACACGGATGATGCCAAGGACTTTAAATTGCGCAGCGGCTGGACTGTGCGAATTAAAACCCGCCGCGGTGAGGTGCGCCGCAGTGTCGTCGTCACCCGCGACGTGCCGCGCCACACGCTCTTTTTGCCGATTCACCACAAGGATGGTCTGACCCAATCCCTGATGCCTTCCACGCTGGAACCGGAATCCGGTATTCCGCAGATGAAGTTATGCGCCGCAAAATTGGAGATGGTTTGA